DNA from Demetria terragena DSM 11295:
GCCGATGTCATCGCCGACCGTCTCAACAAGGTTGAGGGCGTACGCGACACCCAGACCCACATTTCTTTTCGGGCCTACAGTTCTGATGATCTCGGCGCCGCTTTCAGTATTGGCGCCGACTGATACCTCCGATGGAACTCAGTCCAGTGCCCGCGTGACCTGAACCCACCGGTCAAGGGCAGCCGTCGCCGCACCGTCATCAAGCGACTGGGCGGCACGGGTGATGCCATCGGCCAGCGCACCATCGAGGTCGCTCGAGGCACCAAACCGTCCCGGCACCTCTTCCAACTGGGTGAGGGCAAGTGCCATCCCGGTATTGAGCACCACCGCGTCGCGGATGGGGCCGGGCGTCCCGACGAATACATCCCGGGCAACCTGCGCATTGTGCTGTGCGTCGCCACCTCGCAGCGCAGAAATCGGCGCCGTCTGGAGACCAAACCGTCCCGGGTCGATGGTGTGTTCAGACACCTCACCATCGCGCACCCACCACACCCGTGAGGTGTCCGCAAGCGTCAACTCATCCAGACCGTCATCACCACGGAAGATCGCCGCGGTCCGGCCCCGGTCAGCGAACACCTGGGCGATATGCGGCGCCATCGTGGCGTTCGCGACGCCCACGGCTGAATAGCGCGGCTGCGCAGGATTGGTCAGCGGACCTAGCAGGTTGAGCGCGGTGGGGATGCCGATCTCGCGACGCGCCGCACCTGCGTGCCGCAAGGACGGGTGGAAGGTCTGCGCAAAGCAGAATGTGATCCCAGCCTCGCGCGCGACCTGCTCGACTTGCTCGGGACGCAGGTCGAGCCGTACGCCCAGGGCCTCGAGCACGTCAGCCGACCCCGACGATGAAGACGCCGCACGGTTTCCGTGCTTGACCACGTGGGCGCCAGCCCCCGCAGCAACGACCGCAGACATCGTCGAGATGTTGACCGTATGAGCCTGGTCACCCCCGGTGCCCACGATGTCTAGGGTCCGACCTGGAACCTCGATCGTGACGGCGTGCGCGAGCATGCCTTCGGACAAGCCCCGCAACTCCGAGGGCGACTCCCCCTTAGCGCGCAAAGCGACCAGGAAGGCGGCAATCTGCACTGGGGTGGCCGACCCCGACATCACCTGATCCATCGCCCATTGCGCGTCAGTAGCCGGGAGGTCATTCCCGGCGAGGAGGATGGTGAGGACTGAGGGCCACGTGGGCGCGGCGCTCATGTGCTGGCTACGACGCGGCGACGTGCTTGCGCACGACGTCGGCGACGGTGTTGGCCAGTACGAGCGGGTCGAGGGGGTGCGGCACAGCCGCCTCCGCCTGCGACCAGGACGCCAGCCAGCCGTCCTGCGGGCGGCCGGTCAACACGATGATCGGCGGGCACCTGAAGATCTCGTTCTTGAGTTGACGGCACAGACCCAGACCACCAGTCGGTGCAGCTTCGCCATCGAGAAGGACCAGGTCGTATGCACCGGACTCAACGGCCTCGATCACTGCCGCAGCAGTGGCGCACTCGTGCCACGAAGAGATCTCGACGTCTTTGGCCGGGCGACGGCCAACGCCGACGCGGACAGCATCACGAGTGGCGACATCGTCGCTGTATAGGAGGACGGACACGGCGCGGGTTGAAGCACCCGAGGTGTGGGTCGCAGCAGAAGTGGGCGCGGGCATGTCCCCGATGCTACCGACCGGGGGTGGAACTGTCGCACGGAGTCGCCCGTTAGACACCCACGGCGGCGGCCTCAAGGACATGCGACAGACCCACGCGCGCGCACTGTGACTATTGGGACATAATGGCGATGTGGCGACCGCGACAACTCACCCCAGCCCTGCCGAGGCCCATGCTGCCCATGGCCCCGTGACCCGGCCCAATATGACCGCAGTTGGCACCATGGTGTGGCTGGCTAGCGAGCTCATGTTCTTTGCCGGACTCTTCGCGATGTACTTCACGATTCGCGGTGCTGCACCCGACTTGTGGACCGAGAACACCCACCACCTCAACGTGCCTTTTGCCACCGCAAACACGTTGGTGTTGGTGATCTCCTCGATCTGGTGTCAGTTGGGCGTGTTCAAGGCCGAGCAGGGCATCCCCTACCGCACCGGCAAACTCACCAATGTCCGATCGTGGGGCATGCGCGAGTGGTACGTCCTCACGTACATCTTCGGCGCGATCTTCGTCGCCGGTCAGGTCCTTGAATACGCCGAACTCGTGGGCCACGCCGGGGTTCGAATCGACTCCGACTCCTACGGCTCGATGTTCTATCTGACCACTGGCTTCCACGGCCTGCACGTGACCGGTGGGCTCCTCGCCTTCCTCCTGATCATTGGCCGGACGTTCACGACCCGTAAGTACACCCACACGCAAGCCACCGGAGCGGTAGTGACCAGTTACTACTGGCACTTCGTCGACGTCGTGTGGATTGCGCTATTCGCGACCATCTATCTGCTGAAGTGATCGTGATGACGCCCGTTCGCCGTACCCCGATTTTCTGCCCCGACGACGACAGGACGACCCCGTGAGTTTCCTCGCCGCGCGCCGTAGGCACCCTGCAGCCATTTTCGTCGTGCTGCTGCTTGCCTTGGTGTTCACCGGCGGTGCGTACGCCGCGCTCGCCCCCAAGGACGCCGACGCTGCCTCTGCCTCGGCTCCCGCTGCGTCCTCCGGGGACGCAAAAGATGGCAAGGAACTCTTCCTTGCGAACTGCGCGAGCTGCCACGGCACCAACGCCACCGGCTCTAAAGCAGGCCCCTCGCTCGTGGGTGTCGGCGCTGCCGCAGTCGATTTCCAGGTGGGCACCGGGCGGATGCCCATGACCCAGCCTGGTGTCCAGGCGGCCCGCGGCAAGGTCCAGATGACCCCGCAGCAGACCAAGGACCTCGCGGCGTACGTCGCCGCCCTCGGCCCCGGACCCGGCATTCCTGACTCCAAGAACTGGAACGGCGAGGGTGATGTCGCCCGCGGCGGCGAACTCTTCCGCGTCAACTGCGCGATGTGTCACAACTTTGTGGGTTCCGGTGGTGCGCTGACGCGAGGTAAGTACGCACCGAAGTTGAGCAATGTGTCGGGTAAGCACATCTACGAAGCCATGCTCACCGGGCCACAGTCGATGCCGGTGTTCAACGACACCAACCTGTCGCCGCAGGACAAGAACGACGTGGTCAGCTACCTGAAATACGTCGAGTCCGAGGCCAATACCGGTGGCCATAATCTTGGAAATCTGGGTCCGGTCACCGAAGGCATGTTTGCCTGGACGGTCGGCATTGGACTCATGATCGGTGCGGCCGTGTGGCTGGGACGAAAGGCTGCCTGATGACCGACTCCCCCAACCAGCCTGAGCAGGGCGGCACGGTCGACCTGACCGCTGGCCACCATGTTGAGCCGGCCAGCAAGCACACCGCCCTGGACGCTGCCACCCCTCCGGCGCATTTCCCGAACCCAGGCCTGCCGCCCCATATTCACCGCCACGGTGATGACGACGAGGCTGCTGCCAAGCGCTCAGAGATGCAGGTCGCCGGCTTGTTCACCATGTCCATGGTGGCGACCGTGCTGTTTGCGGTGGCTTACTTCGCCATTGACGAAGATGCCACCATCTCCCTCCCCATTATCGGTATTACTGGTGCCTTGCACACCGCGCTCGGCGTGACGATGGCGTTGTCGCTCCTGGGCATTGGTCTTGGTGCGATCCACTGGGCCAAGACGTTGATGTCCGATGAAGAGGTCATCGAGGAGCGCCACGAACAGCGCTCGGACGACGAGGCGCGGGCTGGATTCCAGGCCATCCTCGAGGAGGGTGCTGAGTCTGCACAGATCAAGCGTCGCCCCCTGATCAAGTACTCCCTCGGTGGCGCACTTGGCTTGTTTGCTGTGCCGCTTGGACTGCAACTCGTGGGGTCGCTCGGACCTCTGCCGGGCAACGATCTCTCGACGTCGTTGTGGGATACCCCCTTCAAGGGTCGACGTCGCCGCCTGATGCGTGACCCCGAAGGTACGGCGATTCGCCTGACTGACTTCACCAACGGTTCGGTGTTCCACGTCCTTCCCGAAGGTATCGAGCAGACGGACCACCCACTGGACGAGAAGATCAAGGCGTCGGTGATCGCGGTGCGCCTCGATCCGGCCAAGATCAAGAGCCAGAAGGAACGTGACTGGGGTATCGACGGGGTAGTCGCCTACTCCAAGATCTGCACTCACGTGGGCTGTCCGGTTGGCTTGTACGAGCAGCAGACCCACCACCTGCTCTGCCCCTGCCACCAGTCGACGTTTGACATCACCGACGACTGCAAGGTCATCTTCGGCCCGGCCAAACGGCCCTTGCCGCAGTTGCCTATCGCCGTCGATGATGAGGGCTATCTGATCGCCGAGGACGGCTTCGCCGAGCCTGTCGGCCCGAGTTTCCCGGAGCGTGGATGATGACGACATCTGCTAGCGGTCAACCGCGACGCGGGGCCGACGCTCTGCGTAGCAACGACAAATCCGGCGCGGCCAAGCCTGCCGGTGGACCGGTCGGCGGCCTGGGCAACTGGGTCGATGAGCGTACGGGCGCCGCCAAGGGTGGCCGGTTCCTCATGAAGAAGGTCTTCCCCGACCATTGGTCCTTCATGTTCGGCGAGATCGCGATGTATTCACTCGTGATCTTGCTGCTGACCGGAACCTTCCTGACGTTCTGGTTCGTCCCGAGCATGGGCCACACGGTCTATGACGGTTCGTATATCCCCATGAAGGGCATCGGGATGTCGGAGGCCTACGCCTCCACCATTGAGATCAGCCATGACATTCGCGGCGGTCTGATCATCCGGCAGATCCACCACTGGTCAGCGCTGCTGTTCATCGTCTCGATCCTGATGCACATGGCCCGCGTCTTCTTCACTGGCGCGTTCCGCAAGCCTCGCGAAATCAACTGGATCATCGGCGTCAACCTGCTGTTGCTGTCCATGGTCGAGGGCTTCGCCGGGTACTCCCTCCCCGATGACCTGCTCTCGGGTACGGGTCTTCGCGCCGCTCAGGGCTTCATGCTCACGGTCCCGCTAATCGGGTCCTACGTGTCCTACTTCGTCTTCGGCGGTGGATTCCCCGGCGAGGACATCATTCCGCGCCTGTTTACGGTGCATATTCTGTTGTTGCCGGCGATCATCGTGGGCCTCTTCACCGTCCACATCATCTTGGTGATGGTGCACAAGCACACCCAGTTCCCCGGCCCGGGCCGTACCGAAAAGAACGTTGTCGGCTTCCCGATGATGCCGGTCTACGCAGCCAAAGCCGGTGGCTTCTTCTTCATCGTCTTCGGCGTCACGGCGCTGGTCGCGGCACTGGTGCAGATCAACCCGATCTGGGCATACGGTCCGTACGAACCCACCCAAGTCACGGCGGGGTCCCAGCCAGACTGGTATATGGGCTTCCCTGACGGCGCCTTGCGACTTCTTCCTGGCTTCTTGGAGTTCGAGCTATTCGGAATGACCTGGAGTTTTAATATCTCCTTGGGCGCCATCTTCTTGATGCCTGCGATGTTTGTGATTGCCGGCGCGTACCCGTTCTTCGAGTCCTGGGTCACGGGCGACAAGCGCGAGCACCACATCCTGGACCGCCCGCGCAATGCCCCGGTCCGCACCAGCATTGGTGTCGCGGCGATCACCTTCTACGCGGTGCTTCTCCTCGCGGCCAGCAATGACATCGTCGCCATCAAGTTCGGGCTGTCGATCAACGACATCACCAATGTGCTTCGGGTGCTGCTCCTGGTCGGACCGATCATCGCGTTCATGATTACCAAGCGCCTCTGCCTGAGTTTACAGCGCCGTGACCGCGATCTGGTCCTGCACGGTCGCGAGACCGGTCGGATCGTCCGCACGGCCGAAGGCCGCTTCTTCGAGGCCCACGAGCCGCTGGATGAATACACCCGTTGGCAGTTGGTGGCCTACGAGTCGTTCCGCCCCTTGGAGGTGGATGCCTCCCAGGACGAACACGGCGTTGACAGTGGCACTCTGCGCAAGGACACCCTGCGCAGCAAGATGACTCACTTCTTCTTCGACGACCGGGTTGAGGCCGTCACGCCAGCCGAGCTCGCGGCCGCCCACCACCATGGTGAGCACGATGCCCTCGATCAGGACGACCACCGCGGAGAGTTGAACGTCGGCTCACACGAGGTCCGTGAAGGCGCATACGAAAAGCTAGGTAAGGGCGACTAGTCCTCACCCACTCACATTCGGCGCGGTCCATCAGGACCGCGCCGAATTTTTGTGCTCGGCCGCACGGGTGATCTCGACGCAGCCCCAGCGCCTAGAGTTGCTTCGTGGTCACCATGAGCAGGGAAGAATTCGAGAACGCCGCCGGTGAGGCCTTGGACCTGGTGCCGTCAGAATTCATGAACCGACTCACCAACATCGCGATCGTCGTGGAGGATGAGCCCGGCCCTGACCAGCCGGCGAACCTGCTCGGGCTGTACGAAGGCGTACCCCTCCCCGAGCGCACCAGTGACTGGGGACACCCGACCTTCCCGGACCGGATCACCTTGTTCCAAGCGCCGCTACAGCGCATCTGTCGCGATGTAGAGGAACTACGCGAGCAGATCGCGGTGACCCTCATCCACGAGATCGGGCACTACTTCGGCATCGATGATGACCGGCTGCACGAACTCGGCTGGGGCTGAGGCCACGCGCCTACCTGAGCGCGCGAATCCCCTGGCCGCACCGGGTGTGCAGCCAGGGGATTCGTCAGAAGGTACGTGCGCCTCTGCTCAGACCGCGTCGTCTCCGCGGTGGTATTCAAAGACCCAACCGATGGTGGCTAACGCGACCATCGGG
Protein-coding regions in this window:
- a CDS encoding cytochrome c oxidase subunit 3; this translates as MATATTHPSPAEAHAAHGPVTRPNMTAVGTMVWLASELMFFAGLFAMYFTIRGAAPDLWTENTHHLNVPFATANTLVLVISSIWCQLGVFKAEQGIPYRTGKLTNVRSWGMREWYVLTYIFGAIFVAGQVLEYAELVGHAGVRIDSDSYGSMFYLTTGFHGLHVTGGLLAFLLIIGRTFTTRKYTHTQATGAVVTSYYWHFVDVVWIALFATIYLLK
- a CDS encoding ubiquinol-cytochrome c reductase iron-sulfur subunit codes for the protein MTDSPNQPEQGGTVDLTAGHHVEPASKHTALDAATPPAHFPNPGLPPHIHRHGDDDEAAAKRSEMQVAGLFTMSMVATVLFAVAYFAIDEDATISLPIIGITGALHTALGVTMALSLLGIGLGAIHWAKTLMSDEEVIEERHEQRSDDEARAGFQAILEEGAESAQIKRRPLIKYSLGGALGLFAVPLGLQLVGSLGPLPGNDLSTSLWDTPFKGRRRRLMRDPEGTAIRLTDFTNGSVFHVLPEGIEQTDHPLDEKIKASVIAVRLDPAKIKSQKERDWGIDGVVAYSKICTHVGCPVGLYEQQTHHLLCPCHQSTFDITDDCKVIFGPAKRPLPQLPIAVDDEGYLIAEDGFAEPVGPSFPERG
- a CDS encoding c-type cytochrome, encoding MSFLAARRRHPAAIFVVLLLALVFTGGAYAALAPKDADAASASAPAASSGDAKDGKELFLANCASCHGTNATGSKAGPSLVGVGAAAVDFQVGTGRMPMTQPGVQAARGKVQMTPQQTKDLAAYVAALGPGPGIPDSKNWNGEGDVARGGELFRVNCAMCHNFVGSGGALTRGKYAPKLSNVSGKHIYEAMLTGPQSMPVFNDTNLSPQDKNDVVSYLKYVESEANTGGHNLGNLGPVTEGMFAWTVGIGLMIGAAVWLGRKAA
- a CDS encoding cytochrome b, which gives rise to MTTSASGQPRRGADALRSNDKSGAAKPAGGPVGGLGNWVDERTGAAKGGRFLMKKVFPDHWSFMFGEIAMYSLVILLLTGTFLTFWFVPSMGHTVYDGSYIPMKGIGMSEAYASTIEISHDIRGGLIIRQIHHWSALLFIVSILMHMARVFFTGAFRKPREINWIIGVNLLLLSMVEGFAGYSLPDDLLSGTGLRAAQGFMLTVPLIGSYVSYFVFGGGFPGEDIIPRLFTVHILLLPAIIVGLFTVHIILVMVHKHTQFPGPGRTEKNVVGFPMMPVYAAKAGGFFFIVFGVTALVAALVQINPIWAYGPYEPTQVTAGSQPDWYMGFPDGALRLLPGFLEFELFGMTWSFNISLGAIFLMPAMFVIAGAYPFFESWVTGDKREHHILDRPRNAPVRTSIGVAAITFYAVLLLAASNDIVAIKFGLSINDITNVLRVLLLVGPIIAFMITKRLCLSLQRRDRDLVLHGRETGRIVRTAEGRFFEAHEPLDEYTRWQLVAYESFRPLEVDASQDEHGVDSGTLRKDTLRSKMTHFFFDDRVEAVTPAELAAAHHHGEHDALDQDDHRGELNVGSHEVREGAYEKLGKGD
- a CDS encoding metallopeptidase family protein; the encoded protein is MSREEFENAAGEALDLVPSEFMNRLTNIAIVVEDEPGPDQPANLLGLYEGVPLPERTSDWGHPTFPDRITLFQAPLQRICRDVEELREQIAVTLIHEIGHYFGIDDDRLHELGWG
- the trpD gene encoding anthranilate phosphoribosyltransferase — protein: MSAAPTWPSVLTILLAGNDLPATDAQWAMDQVMSGSATPVQIAAFLVALRAKGESPSELRGLSEGMLAHAVTIEVPGRTLDIVGTGGDQAHTVNISTMSAVVAAGAGAHVVKHGNRAASSSSGSADVLEALGVRLDLRPEQVEQVAREAGITFCFAQTFHPSLRHAGAARREIGIPTALNLLGPLTNPAQPRYSAVGVANATMAPHIAQVFADRGRTAAIFRGDDGLDELTLADTSRVWWVRDGEVSEHTIDPGRFGLQTAPISALRGGDAQHNAQVARDVFVGTPGPIRDAVVLNTGMALALTQLEEVPGRFGASSDLDGALADGITRAAQSLDDGAATAALDRWVQVTRALD
- a CDS encoding response regulator transcription factor; protein product: MPAPTSAATHTSGASTRAVSVLLYSDDVATRDAVRVGVGRRPAKDVEISSWHECATAAAVIEAVESGAYDLVLLDGEAAPTGGLGLCRQLKNEIFRCPPIIVLTGRPQDGWLASWSQAEAAVPHPLDPLVLANTVADVVRKHVAAS